A portion of the Vitis riparia cultivar Riparia Gloire de Montpellier isolate 1030 unplaced genomic scaffold, EGFV_Vit.rip_1.0 scaffold709_pilon_pilon, whole genome shotgun sequence genome contains these proteins:
- the LOC117910316 gene encoding putative disease resistance protein RGA4 isoform X1 has protein sequence MADALVSIVLERLASVLEQQIRQQVTLVVGVKSEVDNLKSTLQSIRAVLGDAEKRQFTEELVKVWLERLKDISYQMDDVVDGWNTALLKLQIAAENPGIPKPKISSCLPSPCVCFKQVFLRCDIGIKIKDIRKQLDAIANERNQFNFVSSSTIQQPHRRMTSSVFDVRQFCGRDADIDVIIDKLLGGSSQESSSLYIISIVGMGGIGKTTLAQLAYNDDRVKAYFHERMWVCVSDPFDPMRISRAILEALQKESSGFHELEDVQQKICTLIADKKFLLVLDDVWTENYELWEQVESSLKGGAPGSRILVTTRNENVSTMMRTTYKHPLGELSKEQCWSLFSNIAFYGRSREKVEELKNIGRKIAEKCSGLPLAAKVLGSLMLLKDNKEDWESILNNEIWQLAVIEKHLSTPLLLSYYDLSPAVKRCFSYCAVFQKDEIISKDRLIKLWMANGYLNSIESIEMEKTGGDYFEDLVSRSLFQDFDRDDEGNIISCKMHDIVHDLAQSLTKNECFILEIDEENEVRMASSFQKARHATCLISTESVGFASTIHNLKYLHTLLAAGWVNSDTARLPPNLFKHLVCLRALDLTWHRLIVELPRNLGKLIHLRYLNLSRNRSLKELPETICDLYNLQTLNVCSCRMLFELPQGMRKLINLRHLEFEDTSLSLPKGIGRLTSLRTLTKFFIRDFCKIGELKNLNSLRGGLVIRWIANVKNAEEAGEAELKNKKHLHHLELSGFGGLASAASKGVAEALQPHQNLKSLKISGYDAATEFPSWIAASSLAQLKKLEIVDCPQVTCLPPLGELPLLEILIIKNMKRLKYVGGEFLGSSTTAFPKLKHLRFNDMEEWEKWEVKEEDDEEEGRSVMPCLHSLKTVGCPKLESLPERLLQITSLQELNIIGSPTLQDRYHEETGEDWSKISHIQRVLAGNEEFYYDSRSFSDESM, from the exons ATGGCGGATGCTCTTGTTTCTATCGTGCTGGAGCGATTGGCTTCAGTCTTGGAACAACAGATTCGTCAACAAGTTACACTGGTGGTGGGTGTCAAAAGCGAGGTGGACAACCTAAAAAGCACACTCCAGAGCATCAGAGCTGTTCTTGGAGATGCAGAGAAGAGACAGTTCACAGAAGAACTTGTAAAAGTTTGGTTAGAAAGGCTCAAGGACATCTCCTACCAGATGGATGACGTGGTGGATGGGTGGAACACTGCTCTTCTCAAATTACAGATTGCAGCTGAAAACCCTGGCATCCCTAAGCCCAAGATAAGTTCCTGCCTTCCCTCCCCTTGTGTTTgcttcaaacaagtttttttgcGCTGTGATATTGGTATTAAGATTAAGGACATAAGAAAACAACTAGATGCCATTGCAAATGAGAGAAATCAGTTCAATTTTGTGTCAAGTAGTACCATCCAGCAACCACATAGACGTATGACCAGTTCTGTATTTGATGTTAGACAGTTCTGCGGTCGGGATGCAGATATAGACGTTATAATAGACAAGCTGTTGGGTGGGAGTTCCCAAGAAAGCTCCTCCCTCTACATCATCTCCATAGTTGGGATGGGAGGGATCGGCAAAACAACTCTTGCTCAATTAGCATACAATGACGATAGGGTGAAGGCCTATTTCCATGAAAGGATGTGGGTCTGTGTGTCTGATCCTTTTGACCCAATGAGGATTTCTAGGGCTATTCTTGAAGCCCTCCAGAAAGAGTCTTCTGGTTTCCATGAGCTGGAAGATGTACAACAAAAAATTTGTACACTTATTGCCGATAAGAAGTTCCTACTCGTGCTAGATGATGTTTGGACTGAAAACTATGAATTGTGGGAACAAGTAGAGAGTTCTCTCAAGGGTGGGGCACCGGGAAGTAGAATTTTGGTGACCACACGAAACGAAAACGTTTCTACAATGATGAGAACCACGTACAAGCACCCCTTGGGGGAATTGTCCAAGGAGCAATGTTGGTCATTGTTCAGTAACATAGCCTTTTACGGAAGGAGTAGAGAAAAAGTTGAAGAACTAAAAAACATTGGCAGGAAAATAGCAGAGAAGTGTAGTGGCTTGCCTCTTGCTGCAAAAGTTTTAGGGAGTCTCATGCtcttaaaagataataaagaaGATTGGGAGAGTATTTTGAATAATGAAATATGGCAACTTGCTGTGATTGAGAAACATCTTTCCACTCCTTTATTGTTGAGTTATTATGATTTATCCCCTGCTGTTAAACGCTGCTTCTCATATTGTGCTGTCTTCCAAAAAGATGAAATCATTAGTAAAGATAGATTGATCAAGTTGTGGATGGCAAATGGCTATCTCAATTCTATAGAAAGTATAGAGATGGAGAAAACGGGTGGAGACTACTTTGAAGACTTGGTGTCACGTTCACTTTTCCAAGATTTTGATAGAGATGACGAGGGCAACATAATATCGTGCAAGATGCATGATATAGTGCATGATCTTGCCCAATCTTTGACCAAGAATGAATGCTTCATTCTGGAGATTGATGAGGAAAACGAAGTGAGGATGGCTTCCTCCTTCCAAAAGGCTCGTCATGCAACCTGCCTAATTAGCACAGAAAGTGTTGGATTTGCTAGCACTATCCATAATTTGAAATATCTGCACACATTGTTGGCTGCAGGTTGGGTCAATTCAGACACTGCTCGACTCCCACCTAATTTATTCAAACATTTGGTATGCCTTAGGGCATTAGACTTGACTTGGCATCGGTTAATTGTGGAACTGCCGAGGAACTTGGGGAAATTGATACATCTGAGGTACCTTAATCTGTCACGTAATCGCAGTTTGAAGGAATTACCCGAAACAATTTGTGATCTATACAATTTGCAAACTTTAAATGTTTGTTCTTGTCGGATGCTCTTTGAACTACCTCAGGGGATGAGAAAACTGATTAACCTGAGACATCTTGAATTTGAGGATACATCATTGAGCTTGCCAAAAGGAATCGGGAGATTGACCTCACTTCGGACATTAACTAAGTTTTTTATACGTGATTTTTGCAAAATAGGAGAACTGAAAAACTTAAACAGCCTCAGGGGAGGTCTTGTGATAAGATGGATAGCTAATGTGAAAAATGCAGAGGAGGCTGGCGAAGCAGAATTGAAGAATAAGAAACACCTCCATCATTTGGAACTATCGGGTTTTGGGGGGCTTGCCTCAGCTGCTTCAAAAGGTGTGGCTGAAGCTCTACAGCCTCATCAAAACTTGAAGTCTTTAAAAATAAGTGGTTACGATGCTGCCACCGAGTTCCCCAGTTGGATAGCGGCCTCATCGTTGGCCCAATTGAAAAAGCTTGAAATTGTGGATTGCCCACAGGTTACATGTTTGCCTCCATTGGGGGAACTACCTCTCCTTGAAATCCTGATAATAAAGAATATGAAGAGACTGAAATACGTGGGTGGTGAGTTTTTGGGATCTTCAACAACTGCATTCCCAAAGCTGAAGCACCTCCGTTTTAATGATATGGAAGAGTGGGAGAAGTGGGaagtaaaagaagaagatgatgaagaagaagggAGGTCAGTAATGCCATGTCTCCACTCCCTGAAGACAGTTGGATGCCCCAAGCTGGAAAGCCTGCCCGAGCGCCTGCTCCAGATAACTTCACTACAGGAACTGAATATCATCGGCTCTCCTACTCTGCAAGATCGTTACCATGAGGAAACAGGGGAGGATTGGTCCaaaatatctcacatccagAGAG TGCTAGCTGGAAATGAAGAATTCTACTATGATTCCCGTAGCTTTTCTGATGAATCCATGTGA
- the LOC117910316 gene encoding putative disease resistance protein RGA4 isoform X2, translated as MADALVSIVLERLASVLEQQIRQQVTLVVGVKSEVDNLKSTLQSIRAVLGDAEKRQFTEELVKVWLERLKDISYQMDDVVDGWNTALLKLQIAAENPGIPKPKISSCLPSPCVCFKQVFLRCDIGIKIKDIRKQLDAIANERNQFNFVSSSTIQQPHRRMTSSVFDVRQFCGRDADIDVIIDKLLGGSSQESSSLYIISIVGMGGIGKTTLAQLAYNDDRVKAYFHERMWVCVSDPFDPMRISRAILEALQKESSGFHELEDVQQKICTLIADKKFLLVLDDVWTENYELWEQVESSLKGGAPGSRILVTTRNENVSTMMRTTYKHPLGELSKEQCWSLFSNIAFYGRSREKVEELKNIGRKIAEKCSGLPLAAKVLGSLMLLKDNKEDWESILNNEIWQLAVIEKHLSTPLLLSYYDLSPAVKRCFSYCAVFQKDEIISKDRLIKLWMANGYLNSIESIEMEKTGGDYFEDLVSRSLFQDFDRDDEGNIISCKMHDIVHDLAQSLTKNECFILEIDEENEVRMASSFQKARHATCLISTESVGFASTIHNLKYLHTLLAAGWVNSDTARLPPNLFKHLVCLRALDLTWHRLIVELPRNLGKLIHLRYLNLSRNRSLKELPETICDLYNLQTLNVCSCRMLFELPQGMRKLINLRHLEFEDTSLSLPKGIGRLTSLRTLTKFFIRDFCKIGELKNLNSLRGGLVIRWIANVKNAEEAGEAELKNKKHLHHLELSGFGGLASAASKGVAEALQPHQNLKSLKISGYDAATEFPSWIAASSLAQLKKLEIVDCPQVTCLPPLGELPLLEILIIKNMKRLKYVGGEFLGSSTTAFPKLKHLRFNDMEEWEKWEVKEEDDEEEGRSVMPCLHSLKTVGCPKLESLPERLLQITSLQELNIIGSPTLQDRYHEETGEDWSKISHIQRVLAWY; from the exons ATGGCGGATGCTCTTGTTTCTATCGTGCTGGAGCGATTGGCTTCAGTCTTGGAACAACAGATTCGTCAACAAGTTACACTGGTGGTGGGTGTCAAAAGCGAGGTGGACAACCTAAAAAGCACACTCCAGAGCATCAGAGCTGTTCTTGGAGATGCAGAGAAGAGACAGTTCACAGAAGAACTTGTAAAAGTTTGGTTAGAAAGGCTCAAGGACATCTCCTACCAGATGGATGACGTGGTGGATGGGTGGAACACTGCTCTTCTCAAATTACAGATTGCAGCTGAAAACCCTGGCATCCCTAAGCCCAAGATAAGTTCCTGCCTTCCCTCCCCTTGTGTTTgcttcaaacaagtttttttgcGCTGTGATATTGGTATTAAGATTAAGGACATAAGAAAACAACTAGATGCCATTGCAAATGAGAGAAATCAGTTCAATTTTGTGTCAAGTAGTACCATCCAGCAACCACATAGACGTATGACCAGTTCTGTATTTGATGTTAGACAGTTCTGCGGTCGGGATGCAGATATAGACGTTATAATAGACAAGCTGTTGGGTGGGAGTTCCCAAGAAAGCTCCTCCCTCTACATCATCTCCATAGTTGGGATGGGAGGGATCGGCAAAACAACTCTTGCTCAATTAGCATACAATGACGATAGGGTGAAGGCCTATTTCCATGAAAGGATGTGGGTCTGTGTGTCTGATCCTTTTGACCCAATGAGGATTTCTAGGGCTATTCTTGAAGCCCTCCAGAAAGAGTCTTCTGGTTTCCATGAGCTGGAAGATGTACAACAAAAAATTTGTACACTTATTGCCGATAAGAAGTTCCTACTCGTGCTAGATGATGTTTGGACTGAAAACTATGAATTGTGGGAACAAGTAGAGAGTTCTCTCAAGGGTGGGGCACCGGGAAGTAGAATTTTGGTGACCACACGAAACGAAAACGTTTCTACAATGATGAGAACCACGTACAAGCACCCCTTGGGGGAATTGTCCAAGGAGCAATGTTGGTCATTGTTCAGTAACATAGCCTTTTACGGAAGGAGTAGAGAAAAAGTTGAAGAACTAAAAAACATTGGCAGGAAAATAGCAGAGAAGTGTAGTGGCTTGCCTCTTGCTGCAAAAGTTTTAGGGAGTCTCATGCtcttaaaagataataaagaaGATTGGGAGAGTATTTTGAATAATGAAATATGGCAACTTGCTGTGATTGAGAAACATCTTTCCACTCCTTTATTGTTGAGTTATTATGATTTATCCCCTGCTGTTAAACGCTGCTTCTCATATTGTGCTGTCTTCCAAAAAGATGAAATCATTAGTAAAGATAGATTGATCAAGTTGTGGATGGCAAATGGCTATCTCAATTCTATAGAAAGTATAGAGATGGAGAAAACGGGTGGAGACTACTTTGAAGACTTGGTGTCACGTTCACTTTTCCAAGATTTTGATAGAGATGACGAGGGCAACATAATATCGTGCAAGATGCATGATATAGTGCATGATCTTGCCCAATCTTTGACCAAGAATGAATGCTTCATTCTGGAGATTGATGAGGAAAACGAAGTGAGGATGGCTTCCTCCTTCCAAAAGGCTCGTCATGCAACCTGCCTAATTAGCACAGAAAGTGTTGGATTTGCTAGCACTATCCATAATTTGAAATATCTGCACACATTGTTGGCTGCAGGTTGGGTCAATTCAGACACTGCTCGACTCCCACCTAATTTATTCAAACATTTGGTATGCCTTAGGGCATTAGACTTGACTTGGCATCGGTTAATTGTGGAACTGCCGAGGAACTTGGGGAAATTGATACATCTGAGGTACCTTAATCTGTCACGTAATCGCAGTTTGAAGGAATTACCCGAAACAATTTGTGATCTATACAATTTGCAAACTTTAAATGTTTGTTCTTGTCGGATGCTCTTTGAACTACCTCAGGGGATGAGAAAACTGATTAACCTGAGACATCTTGAATTTGAGGATACATCATTGAGCTTGCCAAAAGGAATCGGGAGATTGACCTCACTTCGGACATTAACTAAGTTTTTTATACGTGATTTTTGCAAAATAGGAGAACTGAAAAACTTAAACAGCCTCAGGGGAGGTCTTGTGATAAGATGGATAGCTAATGTGAAAAATGCAGAGGAGGCTGGCGAAGCAGAATTGAAGAATAAGAAACACCTCCATCATTTGGAACTATCGGGTTTTGGGGGGCTTGCCTCAGCTGCTTCAAAAGGTGTGGCTGAAGCTCTACAGCCTCATCAAAACTTGAAGTCTTTAAAAATAAGTGGTTACGATGCTGCCACCGAGTTCCCCAGTTGGATAGCGGCCTCATCGTTGGCCCAATTGAAAAAGCTTGAAATTGTGGATTGCCCACAGGTTACATGTTTGCCTCCATTGGGGGAACTACCTCTCCTTGAAATCCTGATAATAAAGAATATGAAGAGACTGAAATACGTGGGTGGTGAGTTTTTGGGATCTTCAACAACTGCATTCCCAAAGCTGAAGCACCTCCGTTTTAATGATATGGAAGAGTGGGAGAAGTGGGaagtaaaagaagaagatgatgaagaagaagggAGGTCAGTAATGCCATGTCTCCACTCCCTGAAGACAGTTGGATGCCCCAAGCTGGAAAGCCTGCCCGAGCGCCTGCTCCAGATAACTTCACTACAGGAACTGAATATCATCGGCTCTCCTACTCTGCAAGATCGTTACCATGAGGAAACAGGGGAGGATTGGTCCaaaatatctcacatccagAGAG TGCTAGCATGGTATTGA